In the genome of Pseudomonas sp. LBUM920, one region contains:
- a CDS encoding cell division protein ZapA, with translation MSSSNSVTVQILDKEYSIICPQEERSNLVSAARYLDGKMREIRSSGKVIGADRIAVMAALNITHDLLHKQERPDVQASGSTREQVRDLLERVDLVLSTDPEPPKG, from the coding sequence ATGAGTTCAAGCAATAGCGTTACCGTGCAGATCCTCGACAAAGAATATTCGATCATCTGCCCCCAGGAAGAACGCAGCAACCTGGTGAGTGCTGCCCGCTACCTGGATGGCAAGATGCGTGAAATCCGCAGCAGCGGCAAAGTCATCGGCGCCGATCGTATCGCCGTGATGGCCGCGCTGAACATTACCCACGATTTGCTGCATAAGCAGGAACGGCCTGACGTGCAGGCCAGTGGTTCGACGCGCGAGCAAGTGCGCGACCTGCTGGAACGGGTTGATCTGGTACTTTCTACCGATCCAGAGCCACCCAAGGGCTGA
- a CDS encoding 5-formyltetrahydrofolate cyclo-ligase — protein MTEPAPLSRPQLRRMLRKARRELTPSEQRKAALGLYRQLAQHPLFRRAKHISLYLPTDGEIDPRLLLRAAQRRGKATYLPVLSAWPRTKMVFQRVRPGDKLSPNRFRILEPRVNANRQRPVWALDLVLLPLVGFDDVGGRLGMGGGFYDRSLAYLARRQSWRTPALLGLAHECQKVERLAQASWDVPLAGTVTDKQWYVAQTSLEPATP, from the coding sequence ATGACCGAACCTGCGCCGCTTTCCCGTCCGCAACTTCGACGCATGTTGCGCAAAGCCCGCCGCGAACTGACGCCGAGCGAGCAGCGCAAGGCCGCCCTTGGCCTGTATCGGCAACTGGCGCAGCACCCGCTGTTTCGCCGGGCTAAACATATTTCCTTATATCTACCGACGGACGGTGAAATCGATCCGCGCCTGCTGCTGCGCGCCGCTCAGCGCCGGGGCAAGGCCACCTACCTGCCAGTGCTCAGCGCCTGGCCGCGAACCAAGATGGTGTTCCAGCGGGTGCGGCCTGGGGACAAGTTGTCGCCCAACCGTTTTCGTATCCTGGAGCCGCGCGTGAATGCCAATCGCCAGCGCCCCGTCTGGGCACTCGACCTGGTGCTGCTGCCGCTGGTGGGGTTCGATGATGTGGGTGGGCGTCTGGGCATGGGCGGTGGGTTTTACGACCGCAGCCTGGCCTACCTCGCCAGGCGCCAGAGTTGGCGCACGCCCGCGCTGCTGGGGCTGGCCCATGAATGTCAGAAAGTCGAGCGCCTGGCGCAGGCAAGCTGGGATGTGCCGCTGGCAGGCACCGTCACGGATAAGCAGTGGTATGTCGCACAAACGTCGCTGGAACCAGCGACGCCTTGA
- a CDS encoding HlyD family secretion protein: MSTNHHMSRLFAIALIVLLLGAGGFGYWRSTQDRLPEGLSMGNGRLESTEVQIAAKIPGRLAEVRVDEGDKVLKGQLLARMDTRTLEAQRAQAEAEVLRARENFAAAQANVQLRQSEQLLANQELKRTQELYKRGFASSQLIDQQQARQNTGNAAVIAAQAQVNSVKAAIGAAQAQVAQLTSEIDESSLRAPIDGIIQLRLAEPGEVLGAGGRVLLLIDPNDQYMNLYLPASVTGRLTVGSDARILLDALPQQPLPAKISFVAAKSQFTPKEVETRDERQKLVFRVKLRLTQPSAVPQAKPGMPGAGYVRTADIDWPANLQ, encoded by the coding sequence ATGTCTACGAACCATCATATGTCGCGCCTTTTCGCCATCGCCCTGATCGTCCTGTTACTGGGCGCAGGTGGCTTCGGTTACTGGCGATCGACCCAGGACCGCCTGCCCGAAGGCTTGAGCATGGGCAATGGCCGCCTGGAGTCCACCGAAGTACAGATCGCCGCCAAGATCCCAGGGCGCCTGGCCGAAGTGCGCGTGGATGAAGGCGACAAAGTGCTCAAGGGCCAATTGCTCGCGCGCATGGACACCCGCACCCTCGAAGCCCAGCGCGCCCAGGCCGAAGCCGAAGTGCTGCGCGCCAGGGAAAACTTCGCCGCCGCCCAAGCCAACGTGCAGTTGCGCCAAAGCGAGCAACTGCTGGCCAATCAGGAACTCAAGCGCACCCAGGAGTTGTACAAGCGCGGCTTCGCCAGCAGCCAGTTGATTGACCAACAACAAGCACGCCAGAACACCGGTAATGCCGCGGTGATCGCCGCGCAAGCCCAGGTCAACTCGGTGAAGGCTGCCATCGGCGCCGCACAGGCCCAGGTTGCGCAGCTCACCAGCGAAATCGACGAAAGCAGCCTGCGCGCGCCCATCGACGGCATTATCCAATTGCGCCTGGCCGAGCCAGGTGAAGTGCTCGGCGCGGGCGGTCGCGTGTTGCTGCTGATCGATCCGAATGACCAGTACATGAACCTCTACCTGCCTGCCTCTGTCACCGGTCGCCTGACCGTCGGCAGTGACGCGCGCATTCTGCTCGACGCCCTGCCCCAACAACCGCTGCCGGCGAAAATCAGCTTTGTCGCGGCTAAATCGCAGTTCACGCCCAAGGAAGTGGAAACCCGCGACGAACGCCAGAAGCTGGTGTTTCGCGTCAAACTGCGCCTGACCCAACCCAGTGCCGTACCGCAAGCCAAACCGGGCATGCCCGGCGCCGGCTACGTGCGCACGGCGGATATCGACTGGCCGGCCAACCTGCAATGA
- a CDS encoding EVE domain-containing protein: MAYWLMKSEPDELSIKGLETLGEARWDGVRNYQARNFLRAMAVGDEFFFYHSSCPEPGIAGIGKIVEAAYPDPTALEPQSHYFDAKASPQKNPWSAINVAHVETFAKVLGLGYLKQQSALAELPLVQKGSRLSVMPVTAEQWAAVLALR, translated from the coding sequence ATGGCCTACTGGCTGATGAAATCCGAGCCCGACGAACTCTCCATCAAGGGCCTGGAAACGCTCGGCGAAGCCCGCTGGGACGGCGTGCGCAATTACCAGGCACGCAATTTCCTGCGCGCCATGGCCGTCGGTGACGAGTTTTTCTTTTACCACTCCAGCTGCCCCGAGCCCGGCATTGCCGGCATCGGCAAGATCGTCGAAGCAGCCTACCCGGACCCGACAGCGCTGGAGCCGCAAAGCCACTATTTCGACGCCAAGGCCAGCCCGCAGAAAAATCCGTGGAGTGCAATCAACGTCGCCCACGTCGAAACCTTCGCAAAGGTGCTGGGCCTGGGCTATCTGAAACAACAAAGCGCCCTCGCCGAGTTGCCCTTGGTGCAAAAAGGCAGCCGACTGTCGGTGATGCCGGTGACCGCCGAGCAGTGGGCGGCGGTGCTGGCGCTGCGCTGA
- a CDS encoding TIGR02449 family protein — translation MEDTDLQALMARLELLIDRVEQLKSQNGLLLAQEKTWREERAHLIEKNEIARRKVESMISRLKALEQDS, via the coding sequence ATGGAAGACACCGACCTGCAAGCGCTGATGGCCAGACTCGAATTGCTAATTGATCGGGTCGAGCAACTTAAGAGTCAAAACGGACTCCTATTAGCTCAGGAAAAGACCTGGCGCGAGGAACGCGCTCACCTCATTGAAAAAAACGAAATCGCCCGGCGTAAGGTCGAATCGATGATTTCGCGCCTGAAGGCCCTGGAGCAAGACTCATGA
- the rbbA gene encoding ribosome-associated ATPase/putative transporter RbbA, which translates to MTGLALHATGINHRYGKQQALVDIAFSLPAGTRCGLIGPDGAGKSSLLGLIAGVKKLQDGQLEVLGGSIEDRRHRNSLYPRIAFMPQGLGGNLYPELSISENIRFFATLFGLSKGDCEQRMHNLLLATDLARFAERPAGKLSGGMKQKLGLCCALIHDPDLLILDEPTTGVDPLSRRRFWELVESVRSERPQLTLLVATAYMEEAEQFEHCLMLDRGKLIADGLSRELAAATPSGKLDEAFTHFQGDSAHNNQPLVIPPRESGNTDIAIEAHDLTLRFGDFTAVNKVSFAIGRGEIFGFLGSNGCGKTTTMKVLTGLMPATEGSATLLGNPVNAKDLATRKRVGFMSQSFSLYGELSVRQNLVLHAQLFDLPKADSGPRIDELIQRFDLGEVAEQPSGELPLGLRQRLSLAVAVLHRPEVLILDEPTSGVDPAARDDFWRLLIELSREQGVTIFLSTHFMNEAQRCDRISLMHAGKVLACDTPDALQQQFHGDTLEAAFVTCLEQAQGAPEPAAPSSTVSETSAPPVSKRGFSLSRLLAVASREGKELLRDKVRMAFALLGAMFMMVIFGYGISLDVENLAFAVYDQDQTPQSRAYLEAFRSSRYFAEQAPIRDANELHRRLQRSEIKLALEIPPGFGRDLYAGRQPTVAAWIDGGMPFRAETSRNYVEAVHQGNLQQLADLSSLPRSTQAAAKLETRFRYNQDVVSVNAIGPGVMALILAFIPAMLTALGIVREKELGSITNFYATPLTRLEFLLGKQAPYLAVSLVNLALLVAMNRWLFGVPFKGSGLALAFGGLLYVLATTSMGLLISAFTRTQIAAILGTMIITSLPTIQFSGLIVPRSSLEGAAALMGMLFPAGHFLDIAVGTFTKALDLRQLWPQCLALFGFFVGFTGLSLIMLKKQEA; encoded by the coding sequence ATGACCGGCCTGGCGCTGCACGCCACGGGCATCAACCATCGCTACGGCAAGCAACAGGCACTGGTCGACATTGCCTTCAGCCTGCCCGCCGGCACGCGCTGCGGGTTGATCGGTCCGGACGGCGCGGGCAAATCGAGCTTGCTGGGGTTGATCGCCGGGGTTAAAAAACTTCAAGACGGGCAGCTCGAAGTGCTCGGCGGCTCCATCGAGGATCGCCGCCACCGCAACAGCCTGTACCCGCGTATTGCCTTCATGCCCCAAGGCCTGGGTGGCAACCTGTATCCGGAATTGTCCATCAGCGAGAACATCCGCTTCTTCGCCACACTGTTCGGCCTGTCGAAAGGCGATTGCGAACAGCGCATGCACAACCTGCTGCTGGCCACCGACCTTGCACGCTTCGCCGAGCGCCCGGCCGGCAAGTTGTCCGGCGGCATGAAACAGAAACTCGGCCTGTGCTGTGCACTGATCCACGACCCGGACCTGTTGATCCTCGACGAGCCCACCACCGGCGTCGACCCGCTGTCGCGCCGACGCTTTTGGGAACTGGTCGAAAGCGTGCGCAGCGAGCGCCCGCAACTGACGCTGCTGGTGGCTACGGCCTACATGGAAGAAGCCGAGCAGTTCGAACATTGCCTGATGCTCGACCGCGGCAAACTCATCGCCGATGGCCTGAGCCGCGAACTGGCAGCCGCGACACCCAGCGGCAAACTCGATGAAGCCTTTACCCATTTCCAGGGCGACAGCGCCCACAACAATCAGCCGTTGGTGATCCCGCCGCGCGAAAGCGGCAACACCGATATCGCCATCGAAGCCCACGACCTGACCCTGCGCTTTGGTGATTTCACGGCGGTAAACAAGGTCAGCTTCGCGATTGGTCGCGGTGAGATTTTCGGCTTTCTCGGCTCCAACGGCTGCGGCAAGACCACCACCATGAAAGTCCTCACCGGCCTGATGCCGGCCACCGAGGGCAGTGCCACGCTGCTCGGCAACCCGGTGAATGCCAAGGACCTGGCGACCCGCAAGCGCGTTGGGTTCATGTCGCAAAGTTTCTCGCTGTACGGCGAACTCAGCGTGCGCCAGAACCTGGTGTTGCACGCGCAGCTGTTCGATTTGCCCAAGGCCGACAGCGGCCCGCGTATCGATGAGTTGATTCAGCGCTTCGACCTCGGCGAGGTGGCCGAGCAGCCTTCCGGCGAATTGCCCCTTGGCCTGCGCCAGCGCTTGTCATTGGCCGTGGCGGTGCTGCATCGCCCGGAAGTGCTGATCCTCGATGAGCCCACCTCGGGCGTCGACCCGGCGGCGCGGGATGACTTCTGGCGACTGCTGATCGAGCTGTCCCGCGAACAAGGCGTGACGATCTTCCTGTCCACCCATTTCATGAACGAAGCCCAGCGCTGCGACCGCATCTCTCTGATGCACGCGGGTAAAGTGCTGGCATGTGACACACCCGACGCCCTGCAACAGCAATTTCACGGTGACACCCTGGAAGCCGCGTTCGTCACCTGTCTGGAGCAAGCTCAAGGCGCTCCCGAACCCGCAGCACCCAGCAGCACCGTCAGCGAAACCAGTGCGCCGCCCGTGAGCAAACGTGGTTTCAGTCTTTCTCGGCTGTTGGCCGTGGCCAGCCGCGAAGGCAAAGAGCTGCTGCGCGACAAAGTTCGCATGGCCTTTGCCCTGCTCGGGGCGATGTTCATGATGGTGATCTTCGGCTACGGCATTTCCCTGGACGTGGAAAACCTCGCCTTCGCCGTCTATGACCAGGACCAGACCCCACAAAGCCGCGCCTACCTGGAAGCCTTCCGCAGCTCGCGCTATTTCGCCGAACAGGCGCCCATTCGCGATGCCAACGAACTGCATCGGCGCCTGCAACGTTCGGAAATCAAACTCGCCCTGGAAATCCCGCCCGGCTTTGGCCGTGACCTCTACGCCGGCCGCCAACCCACCGTGGCGGCGTGGATTGACGGCGGCATGCCGTTTCGCGCGGAAACCAGCCGTAATTACGTGGAAGCGGTACACCAAGGCAACCTCCAGCAACTGGCCGACCTGAGCAGCCTGCCCCGCAGCACTCAAGCCGCCGCCAAGCTGGAAACGCGCTTTCGCTACAACCAGGACGTGGTCAGCGTGAATGCCATTGGCCCCGGCGTGATGGCGCTGATCCTGGCGTTTATCCCGGCGATGCTCACCGCGCTGGGCATCGTGCGCGAAAAAGAGCTGGGCTCGATCACCAACTTCTATGCCACGCCCCTGACCCGCCTGGAATTTCTGCTGGGCAAGCAGGCGCCGTACCTGGCCGTTAGCCTGGTCAACCTGGCGTTGCTGGTGGCCATGAACCGTTGGTTGTTCGGCGTGCCGTTCAAGGGCAGCGGCCTGGCGCTGGCATTTGGCGGCCTGTTGTATGTGTTGGCCACCACCAGCATGGGCTTGCTGATTTCGGCGTTCACACGCACGCAGATCGCGGCAATCCTGGGCACGATGATCATCACCAGCCTGCCGACCATCCAGTTCTCCGGGCTGATCGTGCCGCGCTCATCCCTGGAGGGCGCAGCCGCGCTGATGGGCATGCTGTTTCCGGCCGGGCACTTTCTGGATATCGCCGTGGGCACCTTC